The following proteins are encoded in a genomic region of Terriglobia bacterium:
- a CDS encoding cupin domain-containing protein, giving the protein MIYSTVEENSQSGEAFVCPSRPNSSFEWLISPLSKEDFFADYWEKKPLVVKRGQPDYFSSLLSLDEVDRVITTLDRRYPDVTLKNAKAKVSADQYTVHGDSLDVARVYQLFAQGSTITLAFLDTVVPSLADLCRNLEREISCPFQTNVYLTPPGAQGAKPHYDSHDVFVLQVVNSKQWTIYGTPVELPLSGQGFDASVHQIGAPTLEFTLEAGDVAYIPRGVAHDAHSGDNLSLHVTAGALCYTWADLLLELVADKSLNHPAFRKALPPGFAGQDFDRKAARDTLRNLLQQLSASPELDPILDRFVDEFVSACPPLLRGQMAQSADLDSLTITSVVGARPGAIFHLRTNGASASVACYGRTITFPSHTAEAVRFALARPQFIVSELPCDLDDEGKLTLVRRLIREGLVLALSP; this is encoded by the coding sequence ATGATTTATTCAACGGTTGAAGAAAACTCGCAATCTGGAGAAGCGTTCGTGTGCCCGTCGCGTCCCAATTCCTCTTTTGAATGGCTTATTAGTCCGCTGAGCAAGGAAGATTTTTTTGCGGACTACTGGGAAAAGAAGCCGCTCGTGGTCAAGCGCGGCCAGCCGGATTACTTCAGCTCACTTCTGTCCTTGGATGAAGTTGATCGTGTCATCACCACGCTTGACCGCCGCTATCCGGACGTCACTCTCAAGAATGCGAAGGCAAAAGTCAGCGCCGATCAATACACGGTGCACGGCGACTCTCTTGACGTTGCCCGGGTCTACCAGCTCTTTGCGCAAGGCTCCACCATCACCCTGGCGTTCCTGGATACCGTGGTGCCCTCTCTGGCTGATCTTTGCCGCAATCTTGAAAGAGAAATCAGCTGCCCCTTCCAGACCAACGTCTATCTGACCCCGCCTGGGGCCCAGGGCGCCAAGCCGCATTACGATTCGCACGATGTATTTGTGCTGCAGGTCGTTAATTCCAAGCAATGGACAATCTATGGAACTCCCGTTGAGCTGCCGCTCTCGGGACAGGGCTTTGACGCTTCTGTTCATCAAATAGGCGCGCCTACTCTTGAGTTCACATTGGAAGCCGGCGACGTCGCCTACATCCCTCGCGGCGTCGCCCACGATGCTCATTCCGGCGACAATCTTTCACTGCACGTCACCGCCGGCGCGCTGTGTTACACCTGGGCTGACCTGCTTCTGGAGTTGGTTGCAGACAAAAGCCTCAACCATCCCGCGTTTCGCAAAGCGCTTCCTCCGGGCTTTGCCGGGCAGGACTTCGATCGGAAAGCCGCGCGAGACACTTTGCGGAATCTCCTGCAACAACTTTCTGCAAGCCCTGAACTCGATCCGATCCTCGACCGCTTTGTCGATGAATTTGTTTCCGCATGTCCGCCGCTGCTCAGAGGGCAGATGGCCCAGTCGGCGGACCTCGATTCCCTGACCATCACGAGCGTGGTTGGCGCGCGGCCCGGCGCTATTTTTCATCTGCGAACGAACGGCGCGTCGGCTTCGGTCGCCTGCTATGGCCGTACGATTACTTTTCCATCGCACACTGCTGAAGCGGTCCGCTTTGCGCTGGCCCGGCCCCAATTCATTGTTTCCGAACTTCCCTGCGATCTGGACGATGAAGGCAAGCTAACGCTGGTTCGGCGGCTTATCCGGGAGGGTTTGGTGCTCGCCCTTTCGCCTTAA
- a CDS encoding CHAT domain-containing protein: MDERSAAAACSSKRKKLQHASPELFRPGFFLQQKTQGTLRPEDPEQYQQKALSQWLPIAVADNNSDAYRALEGLAEVFAEHQDFWWRDFLAAVQSKDLRAVQKLSGAIQDNEEGRYDKALPRLHEAGAAFAQSKNRPAALLTGFAEVYAIRNKLQGATCLARAGPLLQILSGTSYRWLHAQLLLEDAQCRNFQIELVDSDREAKQSLDIAANSGLPVQKMRVLGISAGMKHQQGKCDESWSLGVAGLELYWQGAFPFERLDQFYAVMWQCARETGSLNLAEALLRHTIANREDPRTYMPRNRVREGMLHLRLANILLALREMDLAAAENKTASTLLKESDEEYKKVYVLRTKIEPAEMQLLHGDPELALATLRPVEPLVTSIQDKFIVVSYYRVLGNINWELRRLGEATAAYQAAVDLAELSLSKLKDGPERLAWVRAADDSYRGLVRVLLEQKQPEHALEQWEWYQDRPMLQGFQSQGLDGKEADKSAKKRASEPSSMHRGNRLIVASFKDGVQVWRNTGAGVVGSWIEWDQKDFERSIREFADRCADPNSALSAVQEQGVSLYRRLLQSAVADLRESEPVVVELDRLAYNLPMEALQSPSGWYFGEKFSLIYSAGSHAESNLTRRSKAINRRTAIFVLDASRAPNSGYLPGLDAQRKTIAELFPRSTIVDSTTRTWAQLKGKLSENVVFHYMGHGRADGSGTALAFSQGRSLSARDFSPGLFASTQLVVLAACSTAKARDNGIWDSDSLVHAFLEAGVPQIIASHWNVDASTTSRTMVSFYQHVSAGDTVDQAMFKAKKEILAVLPHPYYWAGFSVTGRVN; this comes from the coding sequence ATGGACGAACGAAGCGCGGCAGCGGCTTGCAGCAGCAAAAGAAAAAAGCTCCAACATGCATCGCCAGAGTTATTCAGACCCGGTTTTTTTTTGCAACAAAAAACCCAGGGAACTCTGAGACCTGAGGATCCGGAACAATACCAGCAAAAAGCCTTGAGTCAGTGGCTTCCGATCGCCGTAGCGGACAACAACAGCGATGCGTATCGTGCGCTCGAGGGGCTTGCGGAAGTGTTTGCGGAACACCAGGATTTCTGGTGGAGAGATTTTCTGGCGGCTGTTCAATCAAAGGACCTCAGGGCCGTCCAAAAGTTAAGCGGTGCCATCCAAGATAACGAAGAGGGCCGCTATGACAAGGCTCTACCTCGGTTGCACGAGGCTGGCGCTGCATTTGCCCAGAGCAAAAATCGTCCAGCAGCACTCCTGACTGGGTTCGCAGAAGTATACGCAATAAGGAATAAGCTTCAGGGGGCAACCTGCCTTGCCCGCGCAGGTCCATTGTTGCAAATCTTATCTGGCACTTCCTATCGCTGGCTGCATGCACAGTTGTTATTGGAAGACGCTCAATGTCGAAATTTTCAGATTGAATTAGTAGATTCCGATCGCGAGGCAAAACAGAGCTTAGATATTGCAGCTAATTCCGGCCTTCCAGTCCAAAAGATGCGCGTCCTCGGCATTTCTGCCGGAATGAAACACCAACAGGGAAAATGTGATGAATCCTGGAGTTTGGGAGTGGCTGGCCTGGAGTTGTATTGGCAGGGGGCATTCCCATTTGAACGCCTTGATCAGTTTTATGCCGTGATGTGGCAATGCGCTAGAGAAACCGGATCGTTAAATCTGGCAGAAGCGCTTCTGCGTCACACTATTGCCAACCGCGAAGACCCCCGCACTTACATGCCAAGGAACAGGGTTCGTGAGGGAATGCTGCATTTGCGCTTGGCGAATATATTGCTTGCCCTGAGAGAAATGGACCTAGCAGCGGCAGAGAACAAAACAGCATCGACACTGCTCAAAGAGTCTGACGAGGAATACAAGAAAGTTTACGTGCTCAGAACCAAGATCGAACCGGCGGAAATGCAATTGCTTCATGGCGACCCTGAGCTGGCTTTGGCCACTCTTCGGCCCGTAGAACCACTTGTCACGTCCATTCAGGATAAATTTATTGTTGTCAGCTACTATCGAGTTCTTGGAAATATTAATTGGGAATTACGCCGTCTCGGGGAAGCTACCGCGGCATACCAAGCTGCGGTGGACCTAGCAGAATTATCTTTGTCGAAACTTAAGGACGGGCCTGAGCGGCTTGCCTGGGTGCGAGCCGCAGATGATAGCTATCGCGGTCTTGTACGAGTTCTTTTGGAACAGAAACAACCTGAACATGCATTGGAACAATGGGAGTGGTATCAGGACCGACCAATGCTCCAGGGTTTTCAATCACAGGGTCTCGATGGCAAGGAAGCCGATAAGTCCGCAAAAAAACGCGCCTCAGAACCGTCATCGATGCACCGGGGAAATCGTTTGATTGTCGCCAGTTTTAAGGATGGCGTGCAAGTCTGGAGGAACACAGGCGCTGGCGTGGTCGGCAGTTGGATCGAATGGGACCAAAAAGACTTTGAGAGAAGCATTCGCGAGTTTGCCGATCGTTGCGCGGACCCGAATTCGGCGTTGAGCGCAGTGCAGGAGCAAGGTGTCAGTTTATATAGAAGGCTGCTACAGTCGGCCGTCGCTGATTTGCGGGAGTCTGAGCCAGTAGTGGTTGAATTGGACCGCCTTGCCTATAACCTACCCATGGAAGCTTTGCAGAGTCCAAGTGGCTGGTATTTTGGCGAGAAATTTTCCCTAATTTACTCGGCGGGCAGTCACGCTGAAAGCAATCTTACCCGGCGGAGCAAAGCAATTAATCGACGAACGGCCATTTTTGTTTTGGATGCGTCCCGCGCTCCCAATTCGGGATATTTACCCGGGCTTGATGCTCAACGAAAAACAATTGCCGAACTTTTTCCTCGATCTACCATAGTCGATTCCACCACCAGAACCTGGGCCCAATTGAAAGGAAAGCTCAGTGAAAATGTCGTTTTCCACTATATGGGACATGGGCGTGCGGATGGAAGCGGAACAGCCCTAGCATTCAGCCAAGGGCGGTCTTTGTCGGCAAGAGATTTTAGTCCCGGTCTTTTTGCAAGCACCCAACTGGTAGTCTTGGCGGCTTGCTCCACGGCGAAAGCACGAGACAATGGAATTTGGGATTCCGATAGTTTGGTGCATGCTTTTCTTGAGGCCGGTGTACCGCAAATCATTGCCAGCCATTGGAATGTGGATGCCTCAACGACCTCCAGAACTATGGTCAGTTTCTATCAACACGTCAGCGCCGGAGACACAGTTGACCAGGCAATGTTCAAAGCCAAGAAAGAAATTCTGGCTGTTTTGCCGCACCCTTATTATTGGGCTGGATTCAGTGTGACGGGAAGAGTAAATTAG
- a CDS encoding sigma-70 family RNA polymerase sigma factor — protein MDDLIQDTYLKLFANDKKALRAIKNEFENTIFGYLKVIASNVVRDHFRQPVNKADEIEISDSVLPPGPRDRECLEFLHKKEEIKGILETLSSSDTYDRDLSIFWFFYEQGYTAKEISLLPAVGLTVKGVEAVLFRLGRQVREKLGIKEPKTGD, from the coding sequence GTGGATGATCTGATCCAGGACACGTACCTGAAACTTTTTGCCAACGACAAAAAGGCGTTGCGTGCCATAAAAAATGAATTCGAAAATACGATCTTCGGATATTTGAAGGTAATAGCTTCAAATGTTGTGCGTGACCACTTCCGCCAGCCTGTAAATAAAGCCGATGAAATTGAGATCAGCGATTCCGTTTTGCCGCCCGGACCGCGCGATCGCGAGTGCCTTGAGTTTTTGCATAAGAAAGAGGAGATCAAGGGAATTTTAGAAACGCTGTCGTCCTCTGACACCTACGATAGGGATCTGTCCATTTTCTGGTTCTTTTACGAGCAGGGTTATACGGCAAAAGAAATTTCTTTGCTGCCAGCTGTCGGGCTCACGGTAAAAGGTGTGGAAGCCGTTCTGTTTCGCCTGGGCCGCCAGGTTCGCGAAAAACTGGGGATCAAAGAACCCAAAACGGGCGATTGA